Below is a window of Nitrospira sp. DNA.
CGAAAGGAACTTTTCACGCGATTTGACGGCAATCGCATGGTCTCTGATGATATCCAGCCGCTCATCATTGTAGCGGTTCCCACTGGTCGTCTGATTCATGGACCCGTTGCTATTGATCTCGTCGTCGATCACCACCTGTTTCAAATGCATGAGAGCATCATGCCGATTGATCTTGATCGGAATCCCGGCTTCGCGCAACGTTGACAGGGCCGTCTGCTGCTTCACATCCTCAAGGCGTTCGCGATCCGTCACGATGCGCACATCCACACCACGTCGTTTCGCTTCGACCAGCGCCTTCACCGTGAGCGGCGACGTTAACCCGTATACCGCGACAAAGATGTATCGTTGGGCACGATCATACATCCGTACGAGATGTTCGAGCGGCCTATCCTCTGGGCCGTACCAGACTTCTACCGATGCAGCTGAGACCTCCAAGCCTTGCCCAAGCAGAACTGCGGTAAGCAGCCAGGTGACGATCCGTCGGTGGAGTTGCGTGGGTAATTGAAACGGTGAAGGCCGGATCATTCCAGTTCGAAGAGGTCGCGAAAGTGGTCCTCGGATGATTCCCAGGCCTGGGGTGCATGCGCCTGAAGCCATTGTCGGAGAAACTCTTTCTGCTCCTGTGTGAGCAGTTGCTTGATCTGATGAGCGCGTCCTTGAAGCGGCTGGAGCAGGCTCACCTGCTTCCTCACATCCAGCATTGCAGTTCGGACATACATATTCGTAAAAGCGGACGGCTTCTCTTCCGATCCTTCGCCTTGCAC
It encodes the following:
- a CDS encoding phospholipase D-like domain-containing protein — protein: MIRPSPFQLPTQLHRRIVTWLLTAVLLGQGLEVSAASVEVWYGPEDRPLEHLVRMYDRAQRYIFVAVYGLTSPLTVKALVEAKRRGVDVRIVTDRERLEDVKQQTALSTLREAGIPIKINRHDALMHLKQVVIDDEINSNGSMNQTTSGNRYNDERLDIIRDHAIAVKSREKFLSLWNDHERFQEWKK